One region of Carya illinoinensis cultivar Pawnee chromosome 8, C.illinoinensisPawnee_v1, whole genome shotgun sequence genomic DNA includes:
- the LOC122318996 gene encoding anamorsin homolog: MDNTTMQGSVLAFTDDAVLSVTAVSTAVAELGITGVEQCNPQIITQASSLNQLPVEASSLDYVICIWRSAEFPSDRLFEEVSRVLKPAGTILIHGTSQSVAGEIDKTTSTLQRKLLLVGFLEVEFLEQKSMVKAKKPSWKIGSSFAIKKATKSSLKVQIDDDLDLIDEDSLLSEEDLKKPQIPLVDDCEVGSTRKACKNCTCGRAEVEEKVQIGPTAEQINNPQSACGSCGLGDAFRCSTCPYKGLPPFKLGEKVSLSGNFLAADI, encoded by the exons ATG GATAACACCACAATGCAAGGTAGTGTGCTGGCATTTACGGATGATGCAGTTCTATCAGTCACTGCTGTTTCTACTGCTGTTGCTGAGCTTGGGATTACAGGGGTTGAACAATGCAATCCTCAAATTATCACTCAAGCGTCTTCTTTGA ATCAGCTACCTGTGGAGGCTTCCTCTCTAGATTATGTTATTTGTATCTGGAGATCAGCCGAATTTCCCAGCGATCGGTTGTTTGAGGAAGTCTCTAGAGTGTTGAAGCCTGCTGGCACAATCTTAATTCATGGCACTTCTCAGTCTGTGGCAGGTGAAATAGACAAG ACAACCTCTACTCTTCAGCGCAAATTACTTTTGGTGGGGTTCTTAGAAGTAGAATTTCttgaacaaaaatcaatg GTCAAGGCTAAGAAGCCTTCTTGGAAGATTGGTTCCTCATTTGCTATCAAGAAGGCCACAAAAAGTTCACTTAAAGTCCAGATCGATGATGATTTGGACCTGATAGATGAAGATAGCCTATTAAGTGAAGAAGACTTGAAGAAACCACAAATACCACTGG TTGATGATTGTGAAGTTGGAAGCACGAGGAAAGCTTGCAAAAACTGCACGTGTGGGAGGGCTGAAGTAGAGGAAAAAGTACAGATAGGACCGACTGCGGAGCAGATCAATAATCCTCAATCAGCTTGTGGCAGT TGTGGACTCGGGGATGCTTTTCGGTGCAGTACATGCCCTTACAAGGGTCTTCCACCATTCAAACTGGGCGAGAAG GTATCACTATCTGGGAACTTCCTTGCAGCAGACATATAA